A window of Ranitomeya variabilis isolate aRanVar5 chromosome 2, aRanVar5.hap1, whole genome shotgun sequence contains these coding sequences:
- the MOGAT1 gene encoding 2-acylglycerol O-acyltransferase 1 yields the protein MKVEFAPLNIPLARRIQTLAVLQWVFSFLLLAQCCVGLFLLLVLARFWLLVALYVLWLYLDWETPQTGGRRWQWVRNWTVWKHFKEYFPIKIIKTVDLDPQHNYLMGFHPHGVLVAGAFGNFCTNYTEFKDLFPGLTPYLHILPFWFRCPFFREYIMCVGLVSASKKSVTHVLTREEGGNAAIIVIGGAEESLDAHPGNLTLHILKRKGFIKVALKRGAHLVPVFSFGENELFLQVPNPKGSLLRSAQERLQKIMGFALPLFHARGIFQYSFGLLPYRKPIHTVVGKPIPVVQTSNPTQEEIEELHQKYLQALQDLFEENKGKYGIPEHKSLIFT from the exons ATGAAAGTGGAGTTTGCACCTCTGAACATCCCATTGGCGAGGCGGATCCAGACGTTAGCTGTATTACAGTGGGTCTTCTCATTTTTACTGCTTG CACAATGCTGTGTGGGATTGTTCCTGCTGTTAGTTCTGGCAAGATTCTGGCTCCTGGTCGCTCTCTATGTGCTTTGGTTGTACCTGGATTGGGAGACCCCACAGACTGGAGGTCGCAGGTGGCAGTGGGTACGAAACTGGACCGTATGGAAGCACTTCAAGGAATATTTTCCAATAAAG ATAATCAAGACGGTTGATTTAGATCCCCAGCATAATTATCTCATGGGCTTCCATCCTCACGGTGTCCTTGTTGCTGGGGCTTTTGGAAACTTTTGCACTAATTACACAGAATTTAAGGATCTTTTCCCAGGCTTGACTCCTTACTTGCACATACTTCCTTTTTGGTTTAGATGCCCCTTCTTTCGGGAGTATATAATGTGTGTAG GTCTGGTGTCTGCATCCAAGAAGAGTGTGACACATGTTTTGACCCGAGAGGAGGGAGGAAATGCTGCCATCATAGTAATTGGGGGTGCTGAAGAATCATTGGATGCACATCCGGGAAATTTGACCCTCCACATTTTGAAGAGGAAAGGATTCATCAAAGTTGCATTGAAGAGAGG TGCACATTTGGTGCCGGTGTTCTCTTTTGGAGAGAATGAGCTGTTCCTCCAGGTACCCAACCCAAAAGGATCTCTGCTGCGTAGTGCCCAAGAGAGGCTTCAGAAGATCATGGGCTTCGCTCTGCCCCTCTTCCATGCCCGTGGGATCTTCCAGTATAGCTTTGGACTATTGCCTTACAGGAAGCCCATTCACACAGTGG TAGGTAAACCCATCCCAGTGGTGCAGACCTCAAATCCAACGCAAGAAGAAATTGAAGAGTTGCATCAAAAGTACCTGCAGGCTCTTCAGGATCTCTTTGAGGAGAATAAGGGGAAGTACGGCATCCCCGAGCATAAGAGTCTCATCTTCACATGA